Proteins co-encoded in one Populus trichocarpa isolate Nisqually-1 chromosome 10, P.trichocarpa_v4.1, whole genome shotgun sequence genomic window:
- the LOC7460777 gene encoding axial regulator YABBY 4, whose protein sequence is MSTLNHLFDPPDQICYVQCGFCTTILLVSVPCSSSSTVVTVICGHCSSLLSVNLTKISFLPFNLLTSLSHDQERKELLSPDEVNAQKGLDTQSSFIAISSDNDEDIDKVNPVNRVINKPPEKRQRAPSAYNCFIKEEIRRLKTENPNMAHKEAFSTAAKNWAHCPHVHYKGDGESIGLEEENSTWSSDAAEVYS, encoded by the exons ATGTCAACATTGAACCATCTCTTTGATCCTCCGGATCAGATTTGCTATGTACAGTGTGGTTTTTGTACCACCATTTTACTT GTAAGTGTTCCATGCAGCAGCTCATCCACGGTGGTGACTGTGATATGTGGGCACTGCTCCAGCCTCCTCTCTGTCAACTTGACGAAAATCTCTTTTCTCCCTTTCAATCTCTTAACTTCTCTCAGCCATGATCAAGAG CGAAAAGAACTGCTTAGTCCAGACGAAGTCAATGCTCAAAAAGGCTTAGACACGCAAAGTTCATTCATTGCAATCTCTTCTGACAATGATGAAGATATTGATAAAGTTAATCCAGTGAATCGTGTCATTAATAAAC CCCCGGAGAAAAGACAGAGAGCACCATCTGCTTATAACTGCTTCATCAA AGAAGAGATTAGAAGGCTCAAAACTGAAAATCCAAACATGGCTCACAAAGAAGCCTTCAGTACAGCTGCAAAAAAT TGGGCCCATTGCCCCCATGTCCACTACAAAGGTGATGGAGAGAGCATTGGCTTGGAAGAGGAGAACAGCACATGGTCCTCTGATGCAGCTGAGGTATATAGCTAG